In Drosophila teissieri strain GT53w chromosome 2R, Prin_Dtei_1.1, whole genome shotgun sequence, the following proteins share a genomic window:
- the LOC122613403 gene encoding cysteine-rich protein 2-binding protein — protein sequence MNRPSNWDDPQGPCRYCELPVKDDNYLECQECRRMVHIKCLPHASTPGDLLGDVFFEFTCVKCVLDKAQGSAVATALEPIKEVILRQRIPWLLVLTLTLYNLSIKQKGLGHHGFFHWRTHIISFVDKNWNYIFGPNVRRRKQWTGSVSGALSHNSPEYFQSGLDVFQEHGWWKLAKPFLTPRSVLREYEKKQQQRLQMRIEKRLPAADETSCSSEISVTDNTQDNLSLIKVEAEKTSSTEGCARTIPYMGRQPKVLPLPVPMSTEPLPAAPAPQEIIAPPSQEEEEPQHQPLSMVQAGLMDFLAESLGSDDFTMFGSLPGIMPAPLIGAGKNDFFMTEPLLQAPLNSDGLFDMDTNFAIPNATVETKPKSTEETVAESREEQKEGEVEDEKAEEGESPDYQPRIVQVTNYQAQEASDSIKEEPLEEIMQDEDIVAQSKSSFLEPCKPSGFVRQPRRNWPWLQEAQDSDDVAIPVENLQLMSVYEEQKLYQRLDRIFSLEDQCQISIPAYVRRLYRKLSLRKWKRDHNRHIFNLDEHIDPLGRARLKLLGHQKAEILDRYQLLAHSRQDARSSFHARLAGCTQYELFESPYSQRVLHPFIFRSETMAPPWLKLMCELQHRVNGSHPTRSTIDFCFVRPQHIPAVNALLQSTFWPNIDVSECLSYPDYSVVALYKKLVIGCGFLVPDVGYNEAYISFMAVRPCWQRSGIASFMLYHLIQTCMSKDITLHVSATNAAVMLYQKFGFKMEEIILDFYDKYLPLNSKQSRNAFFLRLQR from the exons ATGAATCGTCCCAGTAACTGGGATGATCCCCAAGGACCATGCCGCTACTGTGAATTGCCGGTGAAGGACGACAACTACCTGGAGTGTCAGGAATGCCGGCGGATGGTGCACATCAAATGCCTGCCGCATGCGAGCACGCCCGGAGATCTTTTGGGCGACGTTTTCTTTGAGTTCACGTGCGTCAAGTGTGTGCTGGATAAAGCCCAGGGATCAGCCGTGGCCACGGCCTTAGAACCCATAAAGGAAGTGATCCTGCGCCAAAGGATTCCTTGGCTGTTGGTGCTCACCCTAACGCTCTACAATCTGTCCATCAAACAAAAGGGCTTGGGTCACCATGGATTCTTCCACTGGCGCACGCACATCATCAGCTTTGTGGACAAGAACTGGAATTACATATTCGGTCCCAATGT GCGGCGTCGCAAGCAATGGACTGGTTCCGTATCCGGCGCTCTGTCCCACAACAGTCCGGAATACTTTCAGTCCGGTCTGGATGTCTTTCAGGAGCACGGCTGGTGGAAACTGGCCAAACCCTTTCTAACACCAAGAAGCGTTCTCAGAGAAT ATGagaaaaagcaacagcagcggctaCAAATGCGTATTGAGAAGCGGTTGCCCGCAGCGGACGAGACCAGCTGTAGCAGCGAGATCTCAGTGACGGATAATACCCAGGATAACTTATCGCTTATTAAAGTGGAAGCTGAGAAAACCAGTTCAACAGAGGGCTGTGCCCGCACCAT CCCTTATATGGGTCGTCAGCCAAAGGTACTACCACTACCTGTGCCCATGTCAACAGAACCGCTTCCAGCGGCACCAGCCCCTCAAGAAATTATAGCCCCACCAAGTCAAGAGGAGGAAGAACCACAGCATCAGCCTTTAAGCATGGTCCAAGCAGGCCTGATGGATTTTCTGGCTGAAAGTTTGGGAAGCGATGATTTTACCATGTTTGGTAGCCTACCAGGCATAATGCCCGCACCTCTGATTGGAGCGGGTAAAAATGATTTCTTCATGACCGAACCATTGCTCCAGGCACCTTTAAATAGTGACGGTCTTTTCGACATGGATACAAATTTTGCTATACCGAATGCCACTGTAGAGACTAAACCCAAATCAACTGAAGAAACTGTAGCCGAAAGCAGAGAGGAACAAAAGGAGGGCGAGGTGGAGGATGAAAAGGCAGAAGAGGGAGAATCACCCGACTATCAGCCCCGCATTGTTCAAGTTACCAATTACCAGGCGCAAGAGGCAAGCGATAGCATTAAAGAGGAACCACTGGAAGAGATAATGCAAGATGAAGATATCGTGGCGCAGAGCAAATCCTCTTTCTTAGAGCCTTGCAAACCGAGTGGATTTGTAAGACAACCACGGAGAAATTGGCCTTGGTTGCAGGAGGCGCAGGACTCGGATGACGTGGCCATTCCTGTCGAAAATCTCCAACTAATGAGTGTGTACGAAGAACAGAAGTTGTATCAACGACTAGATAGAATATTTTCTTTGGAGGATCAATGCCAAATATCCATACCTGCCTATGTTCGGCGTCTATACCGAAAACTTTCCCTTCGAAAGTGGAAAAGGGACCACAATCGCCACATATTCAACTTGGACGAGCACATAGACCCCCTGGGAAGAGCACGCTTAAAGCTGCTGGGTCATCAGAAGGCCGAAATACTTGACAGATATCAATTGTTAGCCCATTCAAGGCAGGATGCAAGGAGCTCCTTTCATGCCCGCCTGGCGGGATGCACTCAGTACGAGCTCTTTGAATCGCCCTACTCTCAGAGAGTTCTTCATCCATTCATCTTTCGAAGCGAAACGATGGCTCCTCCCTGGTTGAAGCTAATGTGCGAGCTGCAGCATCGAGTAAACGGATCTCATCCCACAAGATCTACCATcgacttttgttttgtaagACCGCAACATATTCCGGCGGTAAACGCCTTACTGCAAAGTACGTTTTGGCCTAATATTGATG TAAGTGAGTGCCTCAGCTACCCGGACTACAGCGTAGTGGCGTTGTACAAGAAGCTGGTCATCGGTTGCGGATTCCTTGTGCCCGATGTAGGTTACAACGAGGCCTACATCTCATTCATGGCGGTACGCCCGTGTTGGCAACGCAGTGGCATTGCCAGCTTCATGTTATATCATCTTATCCAGACATGTATGTCCAAGGACATAACGTTGCACGTTTCCGCCACCAACGCGGCCGTAATGTTGTACCAGAAATTCGGATTTAAGATGGAGGAAATCATCTTGGACTTTTATGACAAATATCTGCCTCTGAACTCAAAGCAGAGCAGAAATGCCTTCTTTTTGAGATTACAAAGATGA
- the LOC122612465 gene encoding solute carrier family 12 member 9, whose protein sequence is MSASAEQETAPIANSRSGRTGSVFRSFGSLFGGSQNSGDRPHTPQDGDGYVEFGMQDPERSGRTLGTFAGVFSPVALSMFSALVFIRVGYIVGNAGLYVTLLQFLIAYGILLFTVASVCAISTNGAIEGGGVYFMISRTLGLEFGGSIGTLFFFANVVGSAMAISGCTEGIMDNFGPRGHFVSGDSHLPDGDWWRFLTSSMINTLQLLVCLVGAALFAKTSVLILGTVTVCLFATYFSFLFVGATNNTIPMPGDNTLYNTTTFLDYTGLNATTLRDNLGSHYGRDYTSNGKQVDFSTTFGVLFSGVTGIMAGANMSGELKNPSKSIPYGTLSAVAFTFVSYIILSFLMSCTTPYFTMQNNYLFLMPVNLWPPFTAIGILTATFSTSLSNLIGSSRILEALSKDQVFGSLLNFVIHGTWKGNPIAAVAVSWCLVECILLIGSFNIIAQINSVLFMLSYLATNLACLGIELTGAPNFRPLFKFFTWHTCLVGLLGTLIMMFVINFIYASSCIILCLILVIALHLFSPATQAAQWGSISQALMFHQVRKYLLMLDPRKDHVKFWRPQILLLVSSPRSCCPLVDFVNDLKKSGLYIIGHVKLGDFKGIEDAEDNQQWWSFLDHMKVKAFTEVTLSRTIREGVQHLIRLSGIGAMKPNTIILGFYDSEAPRDFFQNGSSPYKTDDFNNGEIQNFPIRRDGDPKQFQIQEYVQILCDTLRMKKNLCLCRNFQRLDKNFISISKHVKYIDVWPINIFNPTSGDPFDMVSLFMMQLAVIMLAKWKHLRVRIFLCEASDERTVGTFDTQAPQMEIFSKMKLEQSLKELRITADIVEIQEWSRDTDFTRHARTLKQFTAQADNVVLEEDDEVGEETLNRSLLYMQRANQIIRERSDQTALSFIYLAAPPKLSTPDFAQRSASYMELLTELTAELPPTILVHGVSTVTSTTL, encoded by the exons ATGAGCGCCTCCGCGGAGCAGGAGACGGCTCCCATAGCCAATTCCCGGAGCGGTCGTACGGGCAGTGTTTTCCGCAGCTTTGGATCTCTATTCGGCGGCAGCCAAAACAGTGGAGATCGCCCCCACACCCCGCAGGATGGCGACGGATATGTGGAGTTCGGAATGCAGGACCCGGAGCGCAGTGGCCGTACGCTCGGCACCTTTGCCGGAGTCTTCAGTCCGGTGGCTTTGTCCATGTTTAGTGCTTTGGTTTTCATCCGAGTCG GCTACATCGTCGGAAATGCGGGCCTGTACGTTACCCTGCTGCAGTTCCTCATCGCCTACGGAATTTTGCTCTTCACGGTGGCTTCTGTCTGCGCCATTTCTACAAATGGAGCCATTGAAGGAGGGGGAGTTTATT tCATGATAAGTCGAACGCTGGGACTGGAGTTTGGTGGCTCGATCGGAACCCTCTTCTTCTTTGCCAATGTGGTGGGATCTGCAATGGCCATTTCCGGTTGCACTGAGGGTATCATGGATAACTTCGGGCCGCGTGGCCATTTTGTGAGCGGGGACTCCCACTTACCGGATGGAGATTGGTGGCGCTTCCTTACCAGCAGCATGATAAATACCCTGCAACTGCTGGTTTGCCTGGTGGGCGCCGCTTTGTTCGCCAAGACGTCAGTGCTTATTTTGGGCACAGTGACCGTTTGCCTGTTCGCCACGTACTTTAGTTTCTTATTTGTGGGCGCCACCAATAACACG ATCCCCATGCCTGGAGACAATACTTTATATAATACCACAACTTTTCTCGACTATACAGGACTGAATGCCACTACGCTGCGAGATAATCTTGGATCCCACTATGGTCGCGATTACACGTCGAATGGCAAACAAGTAGACTTCTCCACTACCTTCGGTGTGCTGTTTTCCGGAGTCACTGGAATAATGGCCGGAGCGAATATGTCCGGAGAACTGAAGAACCCATCAAAGAGTATTCCCTATGGCACTCTCTCGGCGGTGGCGTTTACTTTCGTCTCATACATCATCCTGTCCTTCCTCATGAGCTGTACGACTCCGTACTTTACAATGCAGAACAATTACCTGTTTCTGATGCCTGTAAATCTGTGGCCTCCATTTACGGCAATCGGCATTTTGACCGCCACCTTTTCAACAAGTCTAAGCAATTTGATTGGATCCAGCAGGATTTTAGAGGCATTGTCCAAGGATCAAGTGTTTGGCAGCCTTCTGAACTTTGTGATTCATGGAACTTGGAAGGGAAATCCCATCGCAGCGGTTGCGGTGAGCTGGTGTCTCGTGGAGTGCATTCTGCTGATTGGATCCTTCAACATCATCGCCCAGATTAATTCGGTGCTTTTCATGCTCTCCTACTTAGCCACCAACCTGGCTTGTTTGGGCATTGAACTTACGGGAGCTCCAAACTTCAGACCGCTATTTAAGTTCTTCACCTGGCACACCTGTCTGGTTGGATTACTGGGTACTCTGATCATGATGTTTGTGATTAACTTCATCTACGCCTCTTCGTGCATTATACTGTGCCTCATCCTGGTGATTGCTTTACATTTGTTCTCGCCTGCCACTCAGGCAGCCCAATGGGGTTCGATCTCCCAGGCTTTGATGTTCCACCAGGTGCGGAAGTATCTGTTGATGCTGGATCCCCGCAAGGATCACGTTAAGTTCTGGCGTCCGCAGATCCTGCTACTTGTGTCATCACCACGTTCCTGCTGTCCTTTGGTGGACTTTGTGAATGACCTAAAAAAGAGCGGTCTGTACATTATTGGTCATGTGAAATTGGGTGACTTCAAGGGCATCGAAGATGCCGAGGACAACCAGCAGTGGTGGTCGTTCCTAGATCACATGAAAGTAAAAGCCTTTACAGAGGTCACTTTGAGTCGGACCATCCGCGAGGGAGTCCAGCACCTGATTCGTTTATCGGGAATTGGAGCCATGAAGCCCAACACAATTATTTTGGGTTTCTACGACAGCGAGGCTCCCAGGGATTTCTTTCAAAA CGGTTCCTCCCCCTATAAAACCGATGACTTCAACAATGGCGAAATTCAAAACTTTCCCATTCGACGTGATGGCGATCCCAAGCAATTCCAAATTCAGGAATACGTTCAAATCCTGTGCGACACCCTTCGGATGAAGAAGAATCTGTGCTTGTGCAGAAATTTCCAAAGATTGGACAAGAACTTTATTTCCAT AAGCAAGCATGTGAAGTACATTGACGTTTGGCCCATCAATATATTTAATCCAACATCTGGAGATCCCTTTGATATGGTGTCTTTGTTTATGATGCAATTGGCGGTGATAATGCTGGCCAAATGGAAGCATCTGAGAGTGAGAATTTTCCTGTGCGAGGCCAGTGACGAGAGGACAGTGGG CACTTTTGACACCCAGGCACCGCAAATGGAGATTTTCTCGAAGATGAAGCTGGAGCAGTCTCTTAAGGAGCTGCGCATCACAGCCGACATTGTGGAGATCCAGGAGTGGAGCCGGGACACCGACTTTACCCGCCATGCCCGCACCCTAAAACAATTCACCGCTCAAGCGGACAATGTTGTGCTGGAGGAGGATGACGAGGTGGGTGAGGAGACCCTGAATCGCTCCCTTCTCTACATGCAGCGTGCCAATCAAATCATACGCGAGCGTTCGGATCAGACGGCACTATCGTTCATCTATCTGGCTGCTCCGCCAAAGCTCTCGACGCCGGACTTCGCGCAACGCAGCGCTAGCTATATGGAATTGCTAACCGAACTGACCGCCGAGTTGCCGCCCACCATTCTCGTCCATGGTGTTAGTACGGTGACCTCCACAACGCTCTAG
- the LOC122614594 gene encoding uncharacterized protein LOC122614594: MKVLQIALVFSAIVAIAFAANASWGAKLSSSKLVSTQNVTIHKKANQYVSSLIIFPLTGQTNTKTIRYISITDRFTNSSGPSSTLWSGGPGFISAKVNVTSQLSQGVNVTAQFWVDA; encoded by the exons ATGAAGGTCTTGCAAATCGCTCTCGTATTTTCGGCTATTGTGGCCATAGCCTTCGCTGCAAACGCCAGTTGGGGGGCTAAACTGTCCAGCAGTAAGTTGGTCAGCACTCAGAACGTGACCATCCACAAGAAGGCAAACCAATATGTGAGCAGTCTCATCATTTTCCCCCTGACG GGCCAGACCAACACAAAAACCATTCGGTACATTAGCATAACTGATAGGTTTACCAACAGTTCGGGACCGTCTTCCACCTTGTGGTCAGGTGGTCCAGGATTCATTAGTGCCAAGGTCAATGTCACGAGCCAGCTTTCCCAAGGAGTCAACGTGACTGCTCAATTTTGGGTCGATGCCTAA
- the LOC122614379 gene encoding basic helix-loop-helix transcription factor amos, translated as MLTNNDLMEQFYFPDEAPAIPEFLGNDTFQQLEQLMYQQEFSTSDSQSDGANSCSLEMYYDTPSVLELEHMLSAQEQQQQHQANPLGKSQGRSPRYWNKQQRSKPYDKLSTSMSSSASSASSSSSSAGFGGEVLKKRRLAANARERRRMNSLNDAFDKLRDVVPSLGHDRRLSKYETLQMAQAYIGDLVTLLSRDY; from the coding sequence ATGTTGACCAACAACGATCTAATGGAGCAGTTCTACTTTCCCGACGAAGCCCCAGCGATTCCCGAGTTCCTCGGCAACGATACCTTCCAGCAGTTGGAGCAGCTCATGTACCAGCAGGAGTTCAGCACCAGCGACAGCCAGTCGGACGGAGCGAACAGTTGCTCCTTGGAGATGTATTACGATACGCCGTCTGTCCTGGAACTGGAGCACATGCTGAGTGCccaggagcaacagcagcagcatcaggcGAATCCCTTGGGAAAGAGTCAAGGCAGAAGCCCGAGATACTGGAACAAGCAGCAGAGGAGCAAGCCATACGACAAGCTGTCCACCTCCATGTCATCATCTGCATCCTCCGCCTCATCGAGCAGTTCGTCCGCGGGATTCGGAGGCGAAGTCCTTAAAAAGCGGCGACTGGCTGCCAATGCTCGGGAACGGAGGCGGATGAACAGCCTGAACGATGCCTTCGACAAGTTGAGGGACGTGGTCCCGTCTCTTGGCCACGACCGGCGACTGTCCAAATACGAAACCCTCCAAATGGCGCAGGCATACATCGGGGATCTGGTCACGTTGCTGTCCAGAGACTACTAG
- the LOC122614741 gene encoding intraflagellar transport protein 46 homolog has translation MNFYDEEITIGGPDSKHLSSVQMEPRNGGPGGARGGAARGGAGAGGVEGAATGGVQRAAAGRHRRMFQNNSTDDDGLLQDIIDHDDEAEDSEDDDDSEMHLPQGMTMGVGMTGLVPGPNMQKRPGSNRGSKPVPDDTMSSGSEEAAMGPGMGSGGARGGAKLPHHKLTLPMRGSAGGAVRSERQDEQSFIMSPDKWEDLSVPGELKELFPYIVKYTPQTIDTPFHLQPFIPEFVPAVGDVDALLKVQAPPLLQAQRQKELNDHLEKLGLWLLDEPSGAQSEPSLLNMKLRSVLSGSMGRNPRHASSASLIPTARSAKDIDKWITEVEQVHMTQSMYDAQPRKDIDALLEDWPRSFGDEETKNALDQAYRSCLQQNISLADYVGVLCERFGVDGPLESQADYIHNVQTLFALYLAASQAWE, from the exons ATGAACTTCTACGACGAGGAGATCACAATCGGCGGACCCGACTCCAAGCATCTCAGCAGTGTTCAAATGGAGCCCCGAAATGGAGGACCAGGCGGTGCTAGAGGTGGGGCAGCAAGgggtggagcaggagcagggggCGTGGAAGGAGCCGCCACTGGAGGTGTACAAAGAGCAGCCGCTGGCAGGCACCGTCGAATG TTCCAAAACAACTCTACAGATGACGATGGTCTGTTGCAGGACATCATTGACCACGATGACGAGGCGGAGGACAGCGAGGATGACGATGACAGCGAGATGCACCTGCCCCAGGGAATGACCATGGGCGTGGGAATGACGGGTCTGGTTCCCGGGCCGAACATGCAAAAGCGGCCGGGAAGTAACCGGGGTTCCAAGCCAGTACCGGATGACACCATGAGTTCCGGCAGCGAGGAGGCTGCAATGGGGCCTGGAATGGGATCCGGAGGAGCAAGAGGCGGAGCCAAGTTACCACATCACAAGCTAACCCTTCCCATGAGGGGCAGTGCCGGTGGAGCAGTTAGATCCGAGCGGCAGGATGAGCAATCCTTTATCATGAGTCCCGATAAATGGGAAGATCTGTCCGTGCCCGGAGAACTCAAGGAACTCTTTCCCTATATCGTCAAATACACCCCGCAAACGATCGATACTCCTTTCCACCTGCAACCATTTATCCCCGAGTTTGTGCCCGCCGTGGGTGATGTGGATGCTCTTCTGAAAGTCCAGGCTCCACCACTATTGCAGGCCCAACGCCAGAAAGAGCTGAATGATCACTTGGAGAAATTGGGCTTATGGTTGCTCGATGAACCCTCTGGCGCTCAAAGTGAGCCCAGTCTCCTGAACATGAAACTTCGGTCGGTACTAAGTGGAAGCATGGGGCGAAATCCCCGTCATGCCTCCTCCGCATCTCTGATTCCCACCGCCCGATCGGCCAAGGATATAGATAAGTGGATCACTGAGGTTGAACAAGTGCATATGACCCAATCTATGTACGATGCACAGCCCAGAAAGGACATAGATGCCCTCTTGGAGGATTGGCCGAGGTCCTTTGGCGATGAGGAAACCAAAAATGCCCTAGATCAGGCCTACAGATCCTGCCTACAGCAGAACATTTCTCTAGCTGACTACGTGGGAGTGCTCTGCGAGAGATTTGGAGTGGACGGACCTTTGGAGTCGCAGGCGGACTACATCCACAATGTCCAGACACTCTTTGCCCTCTACTTGGCCGCCAGTCAGGCATGGGAATAA
- the LOC122612749 gene encoding probable ATP-dependent RNA helicase DDX23: MVNDKKRRSRSRERHREDRPAMGNPRDRERERDRVRERDRQYEREKERRQRRSRSREDRNRRRSPERQRPRDNVRERSRERGGVGGGGGGAVEKKAKMESGDAPPKPLIVDEEDQQDGKDAKLKKEPLSLEELLDKKKREEEARSKPVFLTKEQRALEAIKRRQEEVERQRAAHDAAREQMAAASKVSISMGTAMASGAPPPAIMAPPPKPDRRERGGGRDRGDRNDRGERGDRGERGDDKRAEDLTHKDKEKELEAIRERYLGIIKKKRRVRRLNDRKFVFDWDAGEDTSIDYNNLYKERHHVQFFGRGNVAGIDIKEQKRTQSKFYGDLLEKRRTEAEKEQEKVRLKKMKRKEDKQKWDDRHWSEKDNDEMTERDWRIFREDYNVTIKGGRIPNPIRSWSESGFPKEIIDIIDKVGYKEPTPIQRQAIPIGLQNRDIIGVAETGSGKTLAFLIPLLSWIQSLPKIERLEDVDQGPYAIIMAPTRELAQQIEEETTKFGQPLGIRTVVVVGGLSREEQGFRLRLGCEIVIATPGRLIDVLENRYLVLNQCTYIVLDEADRMIDMGFEPDVQKILEYMPVTNLKPDTEEAEDETKLMENFYTKKKYRQTVMFTATMPPAVERLARTYLRRPATVYIGSVGKPTERTEQIVYMMGENDKRKKLMEILSRKIDPPVIIFVNQKKGADVLAKGLEKLGYNSCTLHGGKGQEQREYALAALKSGAKDILVATDVAGRGIDIKDVSLVINYDMAKTIEDYTHRIGRTGRAGKTGCAISFVTKDDSALFYDLKQCVSASPVSTCPPELMNHPEAQHKPGTVVTKKRREEKIFA, from the exons ATGGTTAACGATAAAAAGCGTCGCTCGCGATCACGGGAGCGCCACAGGGAGGATCGACCGGCAATGGGCAATCCCAGGGATCGCGAGCGGGAGAGAGATCGTGTGAGGGAGCGGGACAGGCAGTACGAAAGGGAGAAGGAAAGACGCCAGCGCCGGTCGCGTTCCCG AGAGGATCGCAACAGGCGAAGATCACCCGAACGACAAAGGCCTCGTGATAATGTCCGAGAGCGGTCAAGAGAAAGGGGTGGTGtcggtggtggaggaggaggtgcagTGGAAAAGAAGGCCAAAATGGAGTCTGGCGATGCCCCACCAAAACCGTTAATTGTTGACGAAGAAGATCAACAGGATGGCAAGGATGCAAAGCTGAAGAAAGAGCCCCTCtcgctggaggagctgctggacaAAAAGAAACGCGAGGAGGAAGCCAGAAGCAAGCCAGTTTTCCTCACGAAGGAGCAAAGAGCCCTAGAGGCCATCAAGCGACGCCAGGAGGAAGTGGAGCGACAGCGAGCTGCCCATGATGCTGCCCGTGAACAAATGGCGGCCGCCAGCAAGGTTAGTATCTCTATGGGCACGGCCATGGCTTCGGGAGCTCCGCCGCCGGCGATTATGGCACCGCCACCTAAGCCGGATCGGCGGGAACGAGGAGGTGGTCGAGATCGAGGCGACAGGAACGATAGGGGCGAGCGAGGTGATCGAGGCGAGCGAGGCGATGACAAGCGAGCAGAAGACCTTACCCACAAAGACAAGGAAAAGGAGTTAGAAGCCATCCGAGAACGCTACCTGGGCATTATCAAGAAGAAGCGTCGTGTTCGCCGACTCAACGACCGCAAATTTGTTTTCGATTGGGATGCTGGAGAAGATACCTCCATTGACTACAACAATCTCTATAAAGAACGCCATCATGTCCAATTCTTTGGCAGAGGAAATGTGGCCGGCATCGATATTAAGGAACAAAAGCGAACCCAGAGCAAATTTTACGGAGATCTCCTGGAGAAAAGGAGAACCGAGGCAGAGAAGGAACAGGAGAAAGTGCGACTAAAAAAGATGAAGCGCAAGGAGGACAAGCAGAAGTGGGACGATCGACACTGGTCCGAAAAGGATAATGATGAAATGACTGAACGCGATTGGCGTATCTTCAGGGAGGACTACAATGTTACAATTAAGGGTGGGAGAATTCCCAATCCCATCCGAAGTTGGAGTGAGTCCGGATTCCCCAAGGAGATCATCGACATTATCGACAAAGTGGGCTATAAAGAACCCACGCCCATTCAAAGACAAGCTATACCCATTGGTTTGCAGAACAGGGATATTATTGGCGTGGCTGAGACCGGTTCCGGTAAAACATTGGCCTTCCTCATACCCCTGCTCTCTTGGATTCAGTCTCTGCCCAAAATCGAGCGTCTGGAGGATGTGGACCAGGGTCCCTATGCCATTATCATGGCTCCCACGCGTGAGTTGGCCCAACAAATCGAGGAGGAAACAACCAAATTTGGACAACCGTTGGGCATACGAACTGTGGTCGTTGTGGGCGGTTTGTCAAGAGAGGAGCAGGGCTTCCGCCTGCGGTTGGGCTGTGAGATTGTCATTGCTACTCCAGGTCGTCTCATTGATGTGCTGGAAAATCGGTATTTGGTGCTGAAccaatgtacatacatagtcCTCGATGAGGCCGATCGTATGATAGACATGGGCTTCGAGCCAGATGTTCAAAAGATCTTGGAGTACATGCCCGTCACCAACCTGAAACCCGATACCGAGGAGGCTGAGGACGAAACGAAGCTGATGGAGAACTTCTACACTAAAAAGAAGTACCGCCAAACCGTGATGTTTACGGCAACGATGCCTCCGGCTGTGGAAAGATTAGCTCGGACGTATCTTCGGCGACCGGCAACGGTTTACATTGGATCTGTTGGAAAGCCGACAGAGAGAACAGAGCAAATAGTGTACATGATGGGCGAGAACGACAAGCGCAAGAAGCTTATGGAGATTCTTTCGAGGAAAATCGATCCACCAGTTATTATCTTCGTTAATCAAAAGAAGGGCGCCGATGTTCTGGCAAAGGGACTGGAGAAACTGGGCTACAACTCGTGCACATTGCACGGCGGCAAGGGTCAGGAGCAGAGAGAGTATGCTTTGGCTGCTTTGAAATCAGGCGCAAAGGACATACTGGTGGCTACCGACGTTGCTGGTCGTGGTATTGACATCAAGGACGTGTCCTTGGTTATTAACTATGACATGGCCAAGACCATCGAGGATTACACACATCGTATCGGTCGTACTGGTCGTGCTGGCAAAACCGGTTGTGCCATTTCGTTTGTCACCAAGGACGATAGTGCTCTGTTCTACGATCTTAAGCAATGTGTGTCTGCAAGTCCTGTCTCGACCTGTCCACCGGAGCTTATGAATCATCCGGAAGCGCAGCACAAACCGGGCACGGTGGTTACTAAAAAGCGCAGGGAGGAAAAAATATTCGCCTAA